The proteins below come from a single uncultured Sunxiuqinia sp. genomic window:
- a CDS encoding magnesium transporter CorA family protein has translation MLKIFKSFGGYTEISKAEKGCWINAVNPSKVEVERLKEEFQIPADIIQDILDTDERPRYEVDEDWSLIILRIPVDNPNNGVPYYTLPLGIFLSKEVTITICSRSNEVLPLEKPMLYRGQSLLVHDDLNFVIKLFLRSGTAYLRYLKQINQQTTQIENELEKSVRNRELNKLLKMEKCLVFFITSLKANEIVLARLRNGLKRSMTELNEDLLEDAIIENKQALEMSQIYSDIQSGMMDAFASVISNNLNVVMKQLASISIILMIPTLIASLYGMNVPNHLEGNAYAFPIILMVSILLALLGIIIFWKKNLF, from the coding sequence ATGCTAAAAATATTTAAAAGTTTCGGTGGGTACACCGAAATATCAAAAGCCGAAAAAGGATGTTGGATCAATGCTGTTAATCCATCAAAAGTAGAAGTTGAACGTCTGAAAGAAGAGTTCCAAATTCCGGCTGACATCATTCAGGATATTCTGGATACAGATGAGCGACCACGGTACGAGGTCGACGAAGACTGGTCGTTAATTATCCTGCGTATTCCGGTAGACAATCCCAATAATGGTGTCCCTTATTATACCTTACCCTTGGGCATATTTCTATCAAAGGAGGTAACCATTACCATTTGCTCCAGAAGCAATGAGGTGCTACCCTTAGAAAAACCGATGCTTTACCGCGGACAGAGCCTATTGGTTCACGATGACTTAAACTTTGTTATCAAGTTGTTTTTACGCTCAGGAACCGCCTACCTGCGCTACCTGAAACAGATTAACCAGCAAACTACGCAAATTGAAAACGAGCTGGAAAAATCGGTTCGTAACCGGGAACTCAACAAGCTCCTGAAGATGGAGAAATGTTTGGTGTTTTTTATTACTTCGCTAAAAGCCAACGAGATTGTACTTGCCCGACTGCGAAATGGTCTAAAGCGAAGCATGACCGAGCTGAATGAAGACTTGCTGGAAGATGCGATTATCGAGAATAAACAGGCGTTGGAAATGTCACAAATATACTCGGACATCCAAAGCGGCATGATGGATGCTTTTGCCTCGGTGATTTCCAACAACCTGAACGTGGTGATGAAGCAACTGGCTTCCATCTCAATCATTTTGATGATTCCAACCTTAATTGCCAGTTTGTACGGAATGAATGTCCCCAACCACCTGGAGGGAAATGCGTACGCATTTCCAATCATCCTAATGGTTTCCATTTTGCTAGCCCTACTGGGAATAATTATTTTCTGGAAAAAGAATTTGTTTTAG
- a CDS encoding AsmA-like C-terminal region-containing protein: MKKVFITIAIIILLLIAAIIIVPIVFKGPLLNKVKTTLNENVNAKVEFADFNLNLWRNFPNVTMELEGLTVTGINPFEGDTLVKMESLATDISLSDLINGEDFTIQSLRLNNAQINLLANANSEVNWDIAKETKETETTGTSESGMSVSLNDIEIRDLSLIYRDASTATVVGLLHSNLDASGTLEGTITKFDLDAEIGEFRLEYDSTEYIANTVLKVNSQLMADYDKMNFEFGNSTIHLNELPLDLSGRFEMPSDSMYFDLQFKQPQSDFATLLAMIPKSYQSYLEDIQTTGEAGFEGQVKGWFYEENYPEIDARLYVQNATLQYANAPDKIERISLDGKISKPQGELDLLTVNISNMHAQIRENPIDARLALSHPMSDPAFDAFFKGKIDFTRLTSVIPMDSIELQGIMNGNLSVKGRMSAIENENYEKIASDGAFTFSNFKVKTPQITQAVEIKSGSVKVDNMSITISSFNAKTGQSDFALNGKLTNYLPYFLLDKTLKGSFSLRSNYLNFNELSNLMAAEVDSASTTANDSVFAFQVPVNLDLAFNSSINRAMFDRMEIRNIVGLIEVQNKQLKLKKLNMDLLQGHLAVDGSYKSNAANKPLFDFNLNISDIQIPAAYQSFGIVQRYLPIAARSQGEFSTDLKFNGQLNEQLNIIPSTLDGSGFFNTQNLHIVDSPTFDQIKSFIKKEKLKNVKVDDFTAYFNFNNGNIKLKPFQTKIADQQVSMHGNLTVDQMLDIKLDFQVNREDISGDINSMLGFLPGSNNITLIPVTVGITGNLTDPQVKMDLSKAKKMIQEEVKKSTQEGIEKSVKDIGDKLKKLFN; this comes from the coding sequence ATGAAGAAAGTATTCATTACCATAGCCATCATTATTCTATTATTAATAGCTGCAATCATTATTGTTCCAATCGTTTTCAAAGGGCCATTACTAAATAAGGTAAAAACAACGCTGAATGAAAATGTCAATGCGAAGGTTGAATTTGCAGACTTTAATCTCAACTTGTGGAGAAATTTTCCCAATGTAACCATGGAACTTGAAGGACTGACCGTAACCGGAATTAATCCATTTGAAGGAGACACCTTGGTAAAAATGGAGTCGTTGGCTACTGATATTTCGTTAAGTGATTTAATTAACGGTGAAGATTTTACCATACAAAGTTTACGATTGAACAACGCGCAGATCAATTTATTGGCTAATGCGAATAGCGAGGTAAATTGGGACATTGCCAAGGAAACAAAGGAAACGGAGACTACAGGAACCAGTGAGAGCGGGATGTCCGTTTCGCTGAATGACATTGAAATTCGCGACCTAAGTTTAATTTACAGAGATGCATCAACGGCAACTGTTGTTGGGCTTTTACATTCCAACCTCGATGCCAGCGGAACATTGGAAGGAACAATTACCAAATTTGATCTCGATGCTGAAATCGGCGAATTTAGACTCGAATACGATTCGACTGAATATATTGCCAATACCGTTTTAAAAGTGAATAGCCAACTTATGGCCGACTACGACAAGATGAACTTTGAATTTGGAAATTCAACCATTCATTTAAATGAGCTACCACTCGACTTGAGCGGGCGTTTTGAAATGCCGTCGGACAGCATGTATTTCGACCTTCAATTTAAGCAACCACAAAGCGACTTTGCAACCTTACTAGCTATGATTCCAAAATCGTATCAAAGCTATTTAGAAGACATTCAAACCACCGGCGAAGCAGGATTTGAAGGACAGGTAAAAGGTTGGTTTTACGAAGAAAACTATCCTGAAATTGATGCTCGCCTCTATGTACAAAATGCGACTCTGCAATACGCCAATGCACCAGATAAGATCGAACGTATTTCATTGGATGGAAAAATCTCCAAGCCACAGGGAGAATTGGATTTGCTAACCGTGAATATTTCGAATATGCATGCTCAAATTCGTGAAAACCCTATTGATGCGCGCTTAGCACTATCGCACCCCATGAGCGATCCGGCATTTGATGCATTTTTTAAAGGAAAAATTGATTTTACCCGACTAACAAGTGTGATCCCCATGGACAGCATCGAACTGCAAGGTATAATGAATGGCAACCTGAGTGTAAAAGGGCGAATGTCGGCCATTGAGAATGAAAACTACGAGAAAATCGCTTCCGACGGAGCATTTACTTTTAGCAATTTTAAAGTAAAAACTCCACAAATTACTCAAGCAGTTGAAATAAAGTCCGGCTCAGTAAAAGTTGATAATATGTCAATAACAATCAGTTCTTTCAATGCGAAAACCGGTCAAAGTGATTTCGCACTGAATGGCAAACTCACCAATTATCTTCCTTATTTCTTGCTCGATAAAACCTTGAAAGGAAGTTTCTCGTTGCGATCAAACTACCTTAATTTTAATGAATTGTCCAATCTAATGGCGGCTGAAGTTGATTCAGCTTCAACAACAGCCAACGATAGTGTTTTTGCATTCCAAGTTCCCGTAAACCTCGATTTAGCTTTCAACTCAAGCATTAACAGAGCAATGTTCGACCGCATGGAGATCCGGAACATAGTGGGTTTAATTGAGGTGCAAAACAAGCAACTGAAACTAAAAAAACTGAACATGGATCTGCTGCAAGGACATCTGGCAGTTGATGGTAGCTACAAAAGCAACGCAGCGAACAAACCCTTATTTGATTTTAATCTGAATATCAGCGACATTCAGATTCCGGCTGCCTATCAATCGTTTGGGATAGTGCAACGCTACCTACCTATTGCTGCACGCAGTCAGGGAGAATTCTCCACCGATTTAAAGTTTAACGGTCAACTGAACGAACAGCTCAATATCATTCCTTCAACCCTCGATGGAAGCGGCTTTTTCAACACGCAAAACTTACATATTGTCGACTCTCCCACTTTCGATCAAATTAAGAGTTTCATCAAAAAAGAGAAGTTGAAAAATGTGAAGGTTGATGATTTTACGGCCTATTTCAATTTTAATAACGGAAATATCAAATTGAAACCATTTCAAACGAAAATAGCCGACCAGCAAGTTTCAATGCATGGAAATCTGACCGTCGACCAAATGCTTGATATTAAATTAGACTTTCAGGTAAACCGCGAAGATATAAGTGGAGATATAAATAGCATGTTGGGATTTCTTCCCGGATCAAATAACATTACCCTCATCCCGGTTACCGTTGGCATTACCGGAAACTTAACCGATCCTCAAGTGAAAATGGATTTAAGTAAGGCAAAAAAAATGATTCAGGAAGAAGTAAAAAAGTCAACGCAGGAAGGAATTGAAAAATCGGTAAAAGATATTGGTGACAAGTTAAAGAAATTATTTAACTAG
- a CDS encoding competence/damage-inducible protein A, translating to MKAEIITIGDEILIGQIVDTNSAWMGEQLNLHGIEIFQVTSVHDDHEHILEALGNAEKHADLVLITGGLGPTKDDITKKVLCEYFDSEMVINQEVLQRVTERLTKRNVVMNQLNKDQALVPDKCAVLNNSTGTAPGMWFEKNDTIFVSMPGVPFEMKSIMSEEVLPRLSKNGKARSIYHQTVLVYGIPESMLAEKLENWEAALPECIKLAYLPSQLMIRLRLSAYGKEMELLKKEVHQQIELLKPLIAENFFGYNADSLAGVTGQLLASAKFTLGIAESCTGGNIAHMFTANPGSSTYLKGAIVAYSNEVKQRLLKVSADDLEKYGAVSKEVALQMAQGVQQALDTDYAIATTGIAGPDGGTDEKPVGTVWIAVISKQNIKQERYTFAHNRERNILRSSQAAIDLLRKLILFENPHLA from the coding sequence ATGAAAGCAGAAATAATAACGATAGGAGACGAAATACTAATTGGACAAATTGTTGACACCAACTCCGCATGGATGGGTGAACAGCTCAATTTACATGGAATAGAGATTTTTCAGGTCACATCGGTGCACGACGACCATGAGCATATTCTAGAAGCATTGGGCAATGCCGAAAAGCATGCTGACTTGGTTTTGATTACCGGAGGATTGGGACCAACAAAAGACGATATCACGAAAAAAGTGCTTTGCGAGTACTTCGATTCTGAAATGGTAATCAATCAGGAAGTGTTACAACGGGTAACCGAGCGACTGACAAAACGCAATGTAGTCATGAACCAGCTGAATAAAGATCAGGCTTTGGTTCCCGACAAATGCGCGGTTCTGAACAATTCCACCGGAACTGCTCCGGGAATGTGGTTCGAAAAGAATGACACCATATTTGTATCAATGCCGGGTGTTCCGTTCGAAATGAAAAGTATTATGAGCGAGGAAGTGCTCCCGCGACTCAGTAAAAATGGGAAAGCCAGGTCTATCTATCATCAAACGGTTCTGGTTTATGGCATTCCCGAATCAATGCTTGCCGAAAAGCTGGAGAACTGGGAAGCCGCTCTGCCCGAATGTATTAAACTGGCCTACTTACCCAGCCAGCTGATGATTCGACTAAGATTGAGTGCTTACGGGAAAGAAATGGAGCTGTTGAAAAAGGAAGTTCACCAGCAGATTGAGCTGCTAAAGCCTTTAATCGCAGAAAACTTTTTTGGCTACAACGCCGATTCACTCGCCGGGGTAACCGGGCAACTTTTAGCTTCAGCCAAATTTACACTGGGAATTGCAGAAAGTTGCACGGGAGGAAATATTGCTCATATGTTTACCGCGAATCCCGGCAGTTCAACCTATTTAAAAGGCGCTATTGTTGCTTACTCGAATGAAGTAAAACAACGACTATTGAAAGTAAGTGCTGATGACTTGGAAAAATATGGAGCCGTGAGCAAAGAAGTCGCTCTGCAAATGGCCCAAGGAGTGCAACAAGCGCTGGATACCGATTATGCCATAGCCACAACAGGAATTGCAGGCCCCGACGGCGGAACAGACGAAAAACCCGTTGGCACAGTTTGGATAGCCGTTATCAGTAAACAGAATATCAAGCAGGAGCGTTATACTTTTGCACATAACCGCGAACGCAATATTTTACGTTCCTCACAAGCAGCAATTGACCTGCTTCGAAAACTTATATTATTCGAAAACCCACATTTGGCATGA
- a CDS encoding ABC transporter permease → MTKDRNINSFELMTIHFKNELKAIFTDSGAVLILVGALLIYPILYSFGYFNEVLTDLPVAVVDLDQTPTSRKYAAMLDATRDVSVAYNPQDLTEAEELFMANKISGVLLIQRNFQENILAGEQANVAVYADGSYMLKYKTFYLAASTVNAYFGGGVSVKRYMAEGKSFRQAKVASSPFDVQTHMLYNPAGSYGSFIMPGLILIIIQQTLLIGIGILGGTFSESKASPFVLPWEKRTKEIVPLLFGRVGAYILISLFNICLAVIVIHHWFNYPDKAGMLDVMMLLFPFLLAVIFLGIGLSTLFKHRESAIVFMMFLSPIALFLSGISWPVSAMPDWLVGLSKILPGTTAVPAYLRLRTMGVSLIDIKSELFFLYRQAGIYAALTTGYLFLRIHIDRRKLSHRLILDDDSSSLKPKNKL, encoded by the coding sequence ATGACGAAAGACAGAAATATAAATAGTTTTGAATTGATGACCATTCATTTTAAGAATGAATTGAAAGCCATTTTTACTGACAGTGGGGCAGTGCTCATTCTTGTTGGTGCCTTATTAATCTATCCGATACTCTATTCGTTTGGCTACTTTAACGAAGTGTTGACCGATTTGCCGGTAGCTGTGGTTGACCTGGACCAAACACCTACCAGCCGAAAGTACGCTGCCATGTTGGATGCAACCCGCGATGTAAGTGTGGCTTATAACCCGCAGGATTTAACAGAAGCTGAAGAGTTGTTTATGGCTAATAAAATATCCGGTGTATTGCTGATTCAGAGAAACTTTCAGGAAAATATATTAGCCGGAGAGCAGGCAAATGTGGCTGTTTATGCTGATGGTAGCTACATGTTAAAATATAAAACGTTCTACCTGGCAGCTTCAACGGTGAATGCTTATTTTGGTGGCGGCGTGAGTGTAAAACGCTATATGGCCGAAGGGAAATCGTTTCGGCAGGCAAAAGTAGCCAGCAGCCCATTCGATGTGCAAACGCATATGCTGTATAATCCTGCGGGTTCGTACGGTAGTTTTATTATGCCGGGGTTAATTCTCATCATCATTCAGCAAACTTTACTGATTGGAATCGGAATTTTAGGAGGTACTTTTTCTGAGTCGAAAGCTTCGCCATTTGTACTTCCGTGGGAAAAACGTACAAAAGAGATTGTGCCATTGTTGTTTGGCCGGGTGGGGGCTTATATCTTAATTTCACTATTCAATATCTGTTTAGCCGTAATAGTGATTCACCACTGGTTTAACTATCCTGATAAAGCTGGCATGCTCGATGTCATGATGCTGCTATTTCCTTTTTTACTGGCTGTAATTTTTCTCGGAATCGGCTTGTCAACCTTATTTAAACACCGCGAGTCAGCCATCGTTTTTATGATGTTTTTATCGCCTATTGCGCTTTTTTTAAGCGGAATTTCGTGGCCGGTTTCAGCAATGCCCGATTGGTTGGTGGGCCTTTCGAAAATACTTCCCGGAACAACAGCTGTACCCGCGTATTTGCGATTGCGAACGATGGGCGTCAGCCTGATCGATATCAAGTCGGAACTATTTTTTCTTTATCGTCAGGCTGGGATTTATGCCGCGCTAACCACTGGCTACCTTTTCCTTCGGATTCATATTGATCGACGAAAACTAAGTCATCGTCTGATTTTGGATGATGACAGTTCTTCGCTGAAACCGAAAAATAAACTCTAA
- a CDS encoding ABC transporter permease — MKGLKNHPIFAVFLREVDRIAKNPAYRFLLFVGPLVGILLLFFIFHQGVAKKLPIAVVNQDNTSLSIKVSNALNASSDVAVVKIVDDMFQAEKLLKKGVVEAIVLLPKDLQRNVFQGVETPVPVYINGTNVTVAGVVQRSVLTTLGTFSGGVQLKKLMLAGNSREQAMARVRPVDIQKHILFNPYSNYGYFLNSAMLYFTLFLFAFMSSVYTFGNELKRGTGLDLLESGNNSVRLAVVGKLFPYTVIFSGFAMFIAFLLFKVEGMPLHGNFLLLFLGQFVTILAYQMLGLMFVAVTKNMRLSLSVGSAYIMMGITFSGLTFPMEGMPPLVRAVTAIFPFTWWEKLLISQALRGAPIREALPYICYILIFMLTGLASFGIYKRTLGDSTHWGKS, encoded by the coding sequence ATGAAGGGACTGAAGAATCATCCCATATTTGCGGTTTTTTTACGCGAAGTAGACCGGATTGCAAAGAATCCTGCTTATCGGTTTCTATTGTTTGTGGGGCCGTTGGTGGGAATCCTGTTACTGTTTTTTATTTTTCACCAAGGGGTTGCTAAAAAATTGCCCATTGCCGTAGTCAATCAAGACAACACTTCGCTTTCAATAAAAGTTAGCAATGCCCTAAATGCATCGTCTGATGTAGCCGTTGTTAAAATTGTTGATGATATGTTTCAGGCCGAAAAGCTGCTAAAAAAAGGAGTTGTCGAGGCTATTGTTCTTCTTCCTAAGGATTTGCAGAGAAATGTTTTTCAGGGAGTTGAAACGCCTGTGCCGGTTTATATTAATGGAACGAATGTTACGGTGGCAGGTGTCGTTCAGCGTTCGGTACTCACAACCCTAGGAACTTTCTCCGGAGGTGTTCAACTCAAAAAATTAATGCTTGCCGGAAACAGCCGCGAGCAGGCTATGGCACGGGTAAGGCCGGTTGATATTCAAAAGCATATTCTGTTTAATCCTTATTCGAACTATGGGTATTTTTTAAACTCGGCCATGCTGTATTTTACCTTATTCTTGTTTGCTTTTATGAGTTCGGTGTACACCTTTGGTAATGAGTTAAAGCGAGGAACTGGTTTAGATTTGCTCGAATCGGGGAACAACAGTGTAAGGCTGGCAGTGGTGGGGAAGCTATTTCCTTACACGGTAATTTTTTCAGGATTTGCCATGTTTATTGCCTTTCTGCTTTTTAAGGTTGAAGGCATGCCTTTACACGGTAATTTTTTACTTCTGTTTTTGGGGCAGTTTGTTACCATACTGGCCTACCAAATGCTAGGACTGATGTTTGTCGCCGTTACCAAAAATATGCGTTTATCGCTGTCTGTGGGTAGTGCATATATTATGATGGGAATTACTTTTTCGGGCTTAACCTTTCCGATGGAAGGCATGCCGCCACTCGTGCGGGCAGTTACAGCAATATTTCCTTTTACTTGGTGGGAGAAACTGCTGATTTCTCAAGCCTTGCGAGGAGCTCCCATACGGGAGGCACTGCCTTATATCTGTTATATTCTAATTTTCATGCTAACAGGGCTTGCTTCGTTTGGCATTTATAAACGTACGCTTGGTGATTCAACGCATTGGGGAAAATCTTAA